Proteins co-encoded in one Armatimonadota bacterium genomic window:
- the rph gene encoding ribonuclease PH, producing MPRADGRAPDALRPVQIVRHFIPHAEGSVLITLGQTRVVCTATVEERVPPWLRGAGQGWITAEYGMLPRSTVERTPRDQSRQGGRTQEIQRLIGRALRAAVALDRLGERMITIDCDVLQADGGTRTAAITGAFVALVDALAGLRRSGALPWWPLREFVAATSVGIVGDEMLLDLTFQEDSRARVDLNLVLTESGRIVEVQGTAEGLPFTRQELLTLLTLGEKGVRTLIEAQKAALADLLATLPR from the coding sequence ATGCCCAGAGCCGATGGCCGGGCACCGGACGCGCTGCGGCCGGTCCAGATCGTCCGGCACTTCATCCCGCACGCCGAGGGGTCGGTGCTGATCACCCTGGGGCAGACCCGGGTGGTGTGCACCGCTACGGTCGAGGAGCGGGTGCCCCCCTGGCTGCGCGGCGCAGGCCAGGGATGGATCACGGCCGAGTACGGCATGCTGCCCCGGTCGACGGTGGAGCGGACGCCGCGAGACCAGAGCCGCCAGGGCGGGCGCACGCAGGAGATCCAGCGGCTGATCGGCCGGGCGCTGCGGGCGGCGGTCGCGCTCGACCGGCTGGGTGAGCGCATGATCACCATCGACTGCGACGTCCTGCAGGCCGACGGCGGGACCCGCACGGCGGCCATCACCGGCGCGTTCGTGGCCCTGGTCGACGCCCTGGCCGGACTGCGGCGCAGCGGCGCCCTGCCGTGGTGGCCGCTGCGGGAGTTCGTGGCGGCGACCAGCGTCGGCATCGTGGGCGACGAGATGCTGCTGGACCTGACGTTCCAGGAGGATTCCCGCGCCCGGGTCGACCTGAACCTGGTGCTGACCGAGTCGGGGCGCATCGTCGAGGTGCAGGGGACGGCCGAAGGGCTCCCCTTCACCCGGCAGGAGCTGCTGACGTTGCTCACCCTCGGCGAGAAGGGCGTGCGCACGCTGATCGAGGCCCAGAAGGCGGCGCTGGCCGACCTGCTGGCCACGCTGCCGCGCTAG
- a CDS encoding N-acetylmuramoyl-L-alanine amidase family protein, which yields MRPHIVWGLVAVLAAACPAPAAAQAAAQVLVHNTPLLLAGPPVVQAGQVMVPAARSFEAFGATATWTPAERMVRLSQRGGVQLLFRIGEPVVLVNGQARPLPAAPVVIGDQPYVPAAFVFAALGAWVRYDDSTRTLHVASQITALELVREPDRLRVVVQATGPLRVETRLLARPDRVVVDLHGGAFRLPDQELVAGWAGVVRVRAAQFQVKPYITRVVLEVSEATDVRVVPDAAFGLVIEARPRGVLAAPSGPGAPAAPPAGAPVPSSGGPPATPPAGGPPPLSAPVPWDDPHGLPAPPDPAPLPDDGVLRIQQVRIEQSDGRFRLLIEGTRPFEHTTHELPEPDRLVIDITGAVFVPVKQEIPVAGPVVAEVRAAQFQADPDITRVVVVFRRKAPYTVTAAGDGSTLVVEIPEPTVRGHVVAIDAGHGGRDTGAIGPTGLLEKDVVLDISLRAREALVRAGVRVVMTRETDVFVDLSERARLARRQGATVFVSIHANASVRATASGAETYYLAPQSQALAKMIQDELARIPGLADRGIKTANFLVLREAEIPAVLVEVAYISNPDEEARLRTPAFRQQLADAIARGVLRFLITSPAPAG from the coding sequence ATGCGACCGCATATCGTCTGGGGGCTCGTCGCCGTCCTCGCCGCGGCGTGTCCTGCGCCCGCCGCGGCGCAGGCGGCGGCGCAGGTCCTGGTGCACAACACGCCGTTGCTGCTGGCCGGCCCGCCGGTGGTGCAGGCCGGCCAGGTGATGGTGCCGGCGGCGCGCAGCTTCGAGGCGTTCGGCGCGACAGCCACGTGGACGCCCGCCGAGCGCATGGTCCGGTTGAGCCAGCGCGGCGGCGTGCAGTTGCTCTTCCGCATCGGCGAGCCCGTCGTGCTGGTCAACGGCCAGGCGCGGCCGCTGCCGGCGGCCCCCGTCGTCATCGGCGACCAGCCCTACGTGCCCGCCGCGTTCGTCTTCGCGGCGCTGGGCGCATGGGTGCGCTACGACGACAGCACTCGCACGCTCCACGTCGCCTCACAGATCACCGCGCTGGAGCTGGTACGGGAGCCTGACCGCCTGCGCGTCGTGGTGCAGGCCACCGGTCCGCTGCGCGTCGAGACCAGACTGCTGGCCCGCCCCGACCGGGTCGTCGTCGATCTGCACGGTGGCGCGTTCCGCCTGCCCGATCAGGAGCTCGTCGCGGGCTGGGCCGGCGTCGTGCGCGTGCGCGCTGCCCAGTTCCAGGTCAAGCCCTACATCACGCGGGTCGTCCTCGAGGTGAGCGAGGCGACAGACGTCCGCGTGGTCCCCGATGCAGCGTTTGGGCTCGTGATCGAAGCGCGGCCTCGCGGGGTCCTGGCGGCGCCCTCCGGGCCAGGTGCGCCTGCGGCACCGCCGGCCGGCGCACCGGTGCCCTCGTCGGGCGGGCCGCCCGCGACACCGCCGGCCGGCGGCCCGCCCCCGCTGTCTGCGCCGGTGCCATGGGACGATCCCCACGGGCTGCCCGCACCCCCCGACCCTGCTCCCCTGCCCGACGACGGCGTGCTGCGGATCCAGCAGGTGCGGATCGAGCAGAGCGACGGGCGCTTCCGCCTGCTGATCGAGGGGACCCGTCCGTTCGAGCACACGACCCACGAGCTCCCCGAGCCCGACCGCCTCGTCATCGACATCACCGGCGCGGTGTTCGTGCCGGTCAAGCAGGAGATCCCGGTGGCCGGCCCGGTGGTGGCCGAGGTGCGCGCCGCGCAGTTTCAGGCCGACCCCGACATCACCCGGGTCGTGGTCGTCTTCCGGCGCAAGGCACCGTACACCGTGACGGCGGCCGGCGACGGCAGCACGCTCGTCGTCGAGATCCCCGAGCCGACGGTGCGCGGCCACGTGGTGGCCATCGACGCCGGTCACGGTGGCCGCGACACGGGCGCGATCGGCCCCACGGGCCTGCTGGAGAAGGACGTGGTGCTCGACATCTCCCTGCGGGCGCGGGAGGCGCTGGTGCGGGCGGGCGTGCGTGTCGTCATGACGCGGGAGACCGACGTCTTCGTCGACCTCTCCGAGCGGGCACGGTTGGCGCGGCGGCAGGGCGCCACGGTGTTCGTCAGCATCCACGCCAACGCCTCGGTGCGCGCCACCGCCAGCGGCGCCGAAACCTACTACCTGGCGCCCCAGAGCCAGGCCCTGGCGAAGATGATCCAGGACGAGCTGGCACGCATCCCGGGCCTCGCCGATCGCGGGATCAAGACCGCGAACTTCCTCGTGCTGCGCGAGGCCGAGATTCCCGCGGTGCTCGTCGAGGTCGCCTACATCTCCAACCCCGACGAGGAGGCGCGGCTGCGCACGCCCGCGTTTCGACAGCAACTGGCGGACGCCATCGCGCGGGGCGTGCTGCGCTTCCTGATCACGTCCCCCGCGCCCGCGGGGTGA
- a CDS encoding TIGR03617 family F420-dependent LLM class oxidoreductase, whose translation MAGELLPRWNRGAVIPMQIDARLAVRTLREVPAVAHAAERLGFDGLWANEVDHDPFLAVALAAEHSRRLVVGTAVALAFTRSPTTLAYTAWDLGHLSGGRFVLGLGTQVKAHVTRRFGQPWGPPVARLRDVIGALRAVWATWTDGRPLAYRGRYVRLSLMTPFFVPPGPAVPLKVAVAGVGARMCRLAGEVADGFHAHPFHTRRYLREVVLPAIGEGLGRAGRARTEIAIAASVFVAVGNAAEVAEGLQEVRRALAFYASTPAYRSVLALHGWEDLGVRLSHHAAQGDWDALPRLVPDALLEAAAVWGPPDEVAARLRAEYGGLVDRLGIYEPLIPGKREAVWRALLDGLRG comes from the coding sequence ATGGCAGGGGAACTCCTGCCGCGGTGGAATCGAGGGGCGGTGATCCCTATGCAGATCGACGCACGCCTGGCGGTGCGCACGCTGCGCGAGGTACCGGCAGTGGCGCACGCCGCGGAACGGCTGGGCTTCGACGGCCTGTGGGCCAACGAGGTCGACCACGACCCGTTCCTCGCCGTGGCCCTGGCGGCCGAGCATTCCCGACGGCTCGTGGTGGGCACGGCGGTCGCCCTGGCCTTCACCCGCAGCCCAACGACGCTGGCCTACACCGCGTGGGACCTGGGGCACCTCTCCGGCGGCCGCTTCGTGCTGGGGCTTGGCACCCAGGTCAAAGCGCACGTGACCCGCCGCTTCGGCCAGCCCTGGGGGCCGCCCGTGGCGCGGCTGCGTGACGTGATCGGCGCGCTGCGCGCGGTGTGGGCCACGTGGACCGACGGGCGCCCGCTCGCCTACCGCGGCCGATACGTGCGGCTCTCGTTGATGACGCCGTTCTTCGTGCCCCCGGGTCCCGCGGTGCCCCTGAAGGTGGCGGTGGCCGGCGTCGGCGCGCGCATGTGTCGTCTTGCGGGCGAGGTCGCCGACGGGTTCCACGCCCACCCGTTCCACACGCGGCGGTACCTGCGCGAGGTGGTGCTGCCCGCGATCGGCGAAGGGCTCGGGCGCGCCGGGCGGGCGCGGACCGAGATCGCCATCGCAGCGTCGGTGTTCGTCGCCGTCGGCAATGCGGCGGAGGTGGCCGAGGGCCTGCAGGAGGTGCGCCGCGCGCTGGCCTTCTACGCGTCGACGCCCGCGTACCGGTCCGTGCTGGCGCTGCACGGCTGGGAGGATCTTGGCGTCCGGCTCAGCCACCACGCGGCGCAGGGCGACTGGGACGCGCTGCCGCGACTCGTGCCCGACGCCCTGCTGGAGGCGGCAGCCGTGTGGGGGCCGCCCGACGAGGTCGCCGCGCGCCTGCGCGCCGAGTACGGCGGCCTGGTCGACCGCTTGGGGATCTACGAGCCCCTGATCCCGGGCAAGCGGGAGGCGGTCTGGCGGGCGCTGCTCGACGGCCTGCGGGGGTGA
- a CDS encoding M3 family oligoendopeptidase has protein sequence MAIAADLTAQFPRRFVPPDADLGDWAQIEPLLQRLLQTTPEGPEALARWLEDVSEVLAAVDEVRARRYVAYTVQTDDPERERAYRAFIEEIQPRLKPLVHALDLAYLRNPHRRALPARYAMLDRRVENRVALFRPENVPLETEEARLKQQYQKVTGAMTVTYRGREHTLPQMARYLEEPDRAVRQEAWELVARRRLQDRATLDDLFDRLLALRGQIARNAGFSDYRAYAFRLRERFDYTPDDCLRFHDAVADVVVPLVRRLHAQRRAALGVETLRPWDLDVDPQGRPPLRPFQRVEELLDGVEAVFQRIDPELAAQFRFLRARGLLDLESRVGKAPGGYQAEFAEQRVPFIFMNAVGVDADVRTLLHEGGHAFHFLASRTEPVLDLREPPIEFAEVASMGMELLATPHLHVFYPEPADAARAQRQQYERVLLLFPWVATVDAFQHWVYTHPEHTRADREAVWTALYRRFHPDVEFSGYEDALATAWHRQLHVFLYPFYYIEYAIAQMGALAVWLQARTDPAGAVRRYREALALAGTRPLPELFAAAGARFDLSAEGLRPLATALAEVLEL, from the coding sequence ATGGCGATCGCCGCCGACCTGACCGCGCAGTTCCCGCGCCGCTTCGTGCCGCCCGATGCCGATCTCGGCGACTGGGCGCAGATCGAGCCCCTGCTGCAGCGCCTGCTGCAGACGACGCCGGAGGGGCCCGAGGCCCTGGCGCGCTGGCTCGAGGACGTCAGCGAGGTCCTGGCCGCCGTGGACGAGGTGCGCGCCCGCCGCTACGTGGCCTACACGGTGCAGACCGACGACCCGGAGCGCGAACGCGCCTACCGGGCCTTCATCGAGGAGATCCAGCCCCGGCTGAAGCCGCTGGTGCACGCCCTGGACCTGGCCTACCTCCGCAACCCGCACCGCCGGGCACTGCCCGCGCGCTACGCGATGCTCGACCGGCGGGTGGAGAACCGGGTGGCGCTCTTCCGCCCCGAGAACGTGCCGCTGGAGACCGAGGAGGCGCGTCTGAAGCAGCAGTACCAGAAGGTCACCGGCGCCATGACGGTGACCTACCGCGGCCGCGAGCACACGCTGCCGCAGATGGCGCGCTACCTCGAGGAGCCCGACCGCGCCGTCCGCCAGGAGGCCTGGGAGCTGGTCGCGCGCCGCCGCCTGCAGGACCGCGCCACCCTCGACGACCTGTTCGACCGGCTCCTGGCGCTGCGCGGACAGATCGCGCGCAACGCCGGGTTCTCCGACTACCGCGCCTACGCCTTTCGCCTGCGCGAGCGCTTCGACTACACCCCCGACGACTGCCTGCGCTTCCACGACGCCGTGGCGGACGTGGTGGTGCCCCTCGTCCGGCGCCTCCACGCGCAGCGGCGGGCGGCGTTGGGCGTCGAGACGCTCCGGCCCTGGGACCTGGACGTGGACCCGCAGGGACGCCCGCCCCTGCGGCCGTTTCAGCGCGTCGAGGAGCTGCTGGACGGCGTCGAGGCCGTCTTCCAGCGCATCGACCCCGAGCTCGCCGCCCAGTTTCGGTTCCTGCGCGCGCGGGGGCTGCTGGACCTGGAGAGCCGCGTCGGGAAGGCTCCCGGCGGCTACCAGGCCGAGTTCGCCGAGCAGCGGGTGCCCTTCATCTTCATGAACGCCGTGGGCGTGGATGCCGACGTCCGCACGCTCCTGCACGAGGGGGGCCACGCGTTCCACTTCCTGGCGAGCCGGACCGAACCGGTACTCGACCTGCGCGAGCCGCCCATCGAGTTCGCCGAGGTGGCGTCGATGGGCATGGAGCTGCTGGCCACGCCTCACCTGCACGTCTTCTACCCCGAGCCGGCCGACGCCGCGCGGGCGCAGCGCCAGCAGTACGAGCGGGTGCTGCTGCTCTTCCCGTGGGTCGCCACGGTGGACGCGTTCCAGCACTGGGTGTACACCCACCCCGAGCACACCCGCGCCGACCGCGAGGCCGTCTGGACGGCGCTCTACCGGCGGTTCCACCCGGACGTGGAGTTCAGCGGCTACGAGGACGCGCTGGCGACGGCCTGGCACCGCCAGCTGCACGTCTTCCTGTACCCCTTCTACTACATCGAGTACGCCATCGCGCAGATGGGCGCGCTCGCGGTGTGGCTCCAGGCGCGCACCGATCCCGCCGGCGCCGTGCGCCGGTACCGCGAGGCCCTGGCCCTGGCCGGGACGCGGCCGCTCCCGGAGCTGTTCGCCGCCGCCGGCGCGCGGTTCGACCTGTCCGCCGAGGGGCTGCGGCCGCTGGCAACGGCGCTGGCCGAGGTCCTGGAGCTGTAG
- the pyk gene encoding pyruvate kinase encodes MSTPSRTKIVVTLGPASASPEVIRGMLEAGASVVRLNFSHGTPDDHLRRLETAREAARALGLPLAVLQDLPGPKLRIGPLPEEAITLREGQEVLLAANGAAHGGDVIPLAYAHLADDVRPGHRIFLQDGDLALVVRAVEASCVRCTVEAGGVLRQHAGVNVPGVRLSGIPAMTDDDLRALEWGLAHDVDFLGLSFVEAAEDLERARRLVAARGGRARLVAKIERRRALDRIEEIVAAADAVMVARGDLAVETAIEEVPVVQKSIIALCNRLGRPVITATQMLESMITHPRPTRAEAADVANAVFDGTDALMLSGETALGAYPVAAVATMATIARRAEAALPYDLMLRERRRERAGQTSEAIALAACEAAEAVGAAAIVAATESGATALRVSRYRPRRPIVAVTHNPATSRMLALAWGVRPALVEPVRDLDELVARGVRAAVELGVAGPGDQVVVTAGFPLGRSGTTNFLKVVQVDQALS; translated from the coding sequence ATGTCCACACCGTCGCGAACCAAGATCGTTGTGACACTCGGTCCGGCGTCGGCGTCGCCCGAGGTCATCCGGGGCATGCTGGAAGCTGGCGCCAGCGTCGTGCGCCTGAACTTCTCCCACGGGACGCCCGACGACCACCTGCGCCGGCTGGAGACCGCCCGCGAGGCGGCGCGGGCCCTGGGCCTTCCGCTGGCCGTGCTCCAGGACCTGCCCGGTCCCAAGCTGCGCATCGGCCCGCTGCCCGAGGAGGCCATCACGCTGCGGGAGGGGCAGGAGGTCCTGCTCGCCGCCAACGGCGCGGCACACGGCGGCGACGTGATCCCGCTGGCCTACGCGCACCTGGCGGACGACGTCCGGCCCGGGCACCGGATCTTCCTGCAGGACGGCGACCTGGCGCTGGTCGTCCGGGCCGTCGAGGCGTCCTGCGTGCGCTGCACCGTCGAGGCGGGCGGCGTGCTCCGCCAGCACGCGGGCGTCAACGTGCCGGGCGTGCGCCTGTCGGGGATCCCGGCGATGACCGACGACGACCTGCGGGCGCTCGAATGGGGTCTGGCCCACGACGTGGACTTCCTCGGGCTCTCCTTCGTCGAGGCGGCCGAGGACCTCGAGCGCGCGCGGCGCCTGGTGGCCGCACGGGGCGGACGCGCCCGGCTGGTGGCCAAGATCGAGCGCCGGCGGGCGCTGGACCGTATCGAGGAGATCGTCGCGGCCGCCGACGCCGTGATGGTGGCCCGCGGCGACCTGGCCGTGGAGACCGCCATCGAGGAAGTCCCGGTGGTGCAGAAGAGCATCATCGCCCTGTGCAACCGCCTGGGGAGGCCGGTGATCACGGCGACGCAGATGCTGGAGAGCATGATCACCCACCCGCGGCCCACGCGCGCCGAAGCCGCCGATGTGGCCAACGCGGTCTTCGACGGCACCGACGCCCTCATGCTCTCCGGGGAGACCGCGCTGGGCGCGTATCCCGTGGCGGCGGTCGCCACCATGGCGACGATCGCGCGGCGGGCCGAGGCGGCGCTGCCCTACGACCTCATGCTGCGCGAGCGGCGCCGCGAGCGCGCGGGCCAGACCAGCGAGGCGATCGCGCTGGCGGCGTGCGAAGCCGCCGAGGCCGTGGGCGCCGCCGCCATCGTCGCCGCCACCGAGTCGGGGGCGACCGCGCTGCGCGTTTCGCGGTACCGTCCCCGACGGCCCATCGTGGCGGTCACCCACAACCCGGCGACCTCGCGGATGCTGGCCCTGGCCTGGGGCGTCCGCCCCGCCCTGGTGGAGCCCGTGCGCGACCTCGACGAGCTCGTCGCCCGCGGCGTGCGCGCGGCGGTGGAACTGGGCGTGGCCGGTCCGGGCGACCAGGTGGTGGTCACGGCCGGCTTTCCGCTGGGGCGATCGGGCACCACCAACTTCCTCAAGGTGGTGCAGGTCGACCAGGCGCTGTCCTGA
- a CDS encoding fused MFS/spermidine synthase: MVVVLRVVVFGSGAILMGLEIVGSRLIAPFFGSSVYVWGGLISIFLAALSLGYYLGGTMADRWPRATVLAGLLLLAGVTVLLLPVVARPVLAAFDAWNLGPRLNPLLASVTLFALPSLLMGTTSPFAIKLQARDLATVGSSAGVLYALSTAGSIAGTLGTAFFLVPTLGVRAILYLLGGGLLALAGLLLLEEVRSPRARRAAAAAASLALLVAWPAGAAPRALPTSRVIYEKDSAYHQISVLEDGLNRYLRFNRSFQGGMVLRDPYESPFLYTSYAHLARVFHPTWRRALVVGLGAGSIPKRFLRDYADATVESVELDPAVVDVARRFFEVRDHPRHRIVVQDGRVHLRRTEARYDVIVLDAYFAEGIPFHLATREFLELVRERLTPGGVVVANIIGALEGQNSYLFRALYKTYAAVFPGLYPFPTAYGIGRSTTETRTIILIATGRAGIRAEEIAATARRLRADGRVRMALDRYATDYYDRRVATDDVPLLTDNYAPVDILPVYGWEPERR, translated from the coding sequence ATGGTCGTGGTCCTGCGGGTCGTGGTGTTCGGCAGTGGCGCGATCCTCATGGGGCTCGAGATCGTCGGGAGCCGGCTCATCGCGCCGTTCTTCGGCAGCTCAGTCTACGTGTGGGGCGGCCTGATCAGCATCTTCCTGGCCGCGCTGAGCCTGGGGTACTACCTGGGCGGCACCATGGCCGATCGCTGGCCGCGCGCCACGGTCCTGGCCGGACTGCTGCTGCTGGCCGGCGTGACGGTGCTCCTCCTGCCGGTCGTCGCCCGCCCGGTGCTGGCGGCCTTCGACGCGTGGAACCTGGGCCCGCGGCTGAACCCGCTGCTGGCGTCGGTGACGCTCTTCGCGCTGCCCAGCCTGCTCATGGGCACGACGTCGCCGTTTGCGATCAAGCTCCAGGCACGGGACCTGGCCACGGTGGGGAGCAGCGCCGGGGTGCTGTACGCGCTGTCCACCGCCGGGAGCATCGCCGGCACGCTGGGCACGGCCTTCTTCCTGGTACCGACGCTGGGCGTGCGCGCGATCCTCTACCTGCTGGGCGGCGGGTTGCTGGCCCTCGCGGGCCTGCTGCTGCTGGAGGAGGTGCGCAGTCCCCGGGCGCGGCGGGCGGCCGCCGCCGCCGCAAGCCTGGCGCTGCTGGTGGCCTGGCCGGCCGGCGCAGCGCCCCGGGCGCTGCCCACCAGCCGCGTGATCTACGAGAAGGACAGCGCGTACCACCAGATCAGCGTGCTCGAGGACGGCCTGAACCGGTACCTGCGGTTCAACCGGTCGTTCCAGGGCGGCATGGTGCTGCGCGATCCCTACGAGAGCCCGTTCCTGTACACGTCCTACGCCCACCTCGCCCGGGTCTTCCACCCCACGTGGCGCCGGGCGCTGGTGGTCGGGCTGGGCGCCGGGTCGATCCCCAAGCGCTTCCTGCGGGACTACGCCGACGCGACCGTGGAGAGCGTGGAGCTGGATCCGGCGGTGGTGGACGTGGCCCGCCGGTTCTTCGAGGTGCGGGACCACCCGCGGCATCGCATCGTCGTGCAGGATGGCCGGGTGCACCTGCGCCGCACCGAGGCCCGCTACGACGTGATCGTGCTCGACGCCTACTTCGCCGAAGGGATCCCGTTCCACCTGGCGACACGCGAGTTCCTCGAGCTGGTGCGGGAACGCCTGACGCCGGGCGGGGTGGTCGTGGCGAACATCATCGGCGCCCTGGAGGGACAGAACAGCTACCTCTTCCGCGCGCTCTACAAGACCTACGCGGCCGTGTTCCCCGGCCTCTACCCGTTCCCCACCGCCTACGGCATCGGCCGCAGCACGACGGAGACGCGCACCATCATCCTGATCGCGACCGGAAGGGCGGGGATCCGGGCGGAAGAGATCGCCGCGACGGCCCGACGCCTGCGGGCCGACGGCCGGGTGCGGATGGCGCTGGACCGGTACGCCACCGACTACTACGACCGCCGCGTGGCCACCGACGACGTGCCGCTGCTCACCGACAACTACGCGCCGGTGGACATCCTGCCCGTCTACGGCTGGGAGCCCGAGCGGCGGTGA
- a CDS encoding Hsp20/alpha crystallin family protein, producing the protein MLARWTPFQELYALQRDLINLFDRAFGSAFAAPTGFVPNCEAYYKDGHFVVRAELAGVDPKTVDVAVAGQTLTIKGERKAPQVPADDRLFGEISYGTFERTITLPEGLEADRVRARWQDGILEITVPVSQALMPRKVPVEMARA; encoded by the coding sequence ATGCTGGCGAGGTGGACGCCTTTCCAGGAGCTGTACGCGCTTCAGCGCGACCTGATCAACCTGTTTGATCGGGCGTTTGGGAGTGCGTTCGCGGCTCCGACGGGCTTCGTGCCCAACTGCGAGGCCTACTACAAGGACGGCCACTTCGTGGTTCGGGCCGAGCTTGCGGGGGTCGACCCGAAGACCGTCGACGTCGCCGTCGCGGGGCAGACGCTGACCATCAAGGGCGAGCGGAAGGCTCCGCAGGTGCCCGCGGACGACCGGCTCTTTGGGGAGATCTCCTACGGGACCTTTGAGCGCACCATCACGCTGCCCGAGGGCCTGGAGGCTGATCGCGTGCGGGCCCGGTGGCAGGATGGGATCCTGGAGATCACGGTCCCCGTGTCCCAGGCGCTCATGCCCCGCAAGGTCCCCGTGGAGATGGCGCGGGCGTAA
- a CDS encoding enoyl-CoA hydratase → MTIAVDVTGQTAWITVARPEARNAMTFAMYDAFLAAVDALDARTEVRTVVIRGAGGTFVAGTDIAEFRTLQTEAQALAYERRIDAVVGRVEQMRKVTIAMIEGFATGGGLTLALACDLRYAASTARLGVPIARTLGNCLSMANYARLVDTVGPTRAKDLLLTARLLSAEEALAAGLVTDVVAPEALEAHVRQVAEAVGSHAPLTLEVSKEAIRRILARRRQVEGDDLILRCYLSADFREGVRAFLEKRPPAWEGR, encoded by the coding sequence GTGACCATCGCCGTCGACGTCACCGGCCAGACCGCCTGGATCACCGTGGCGCGCCCCGAGGCGCGCAATGCCATGACCTTCGCCATGTACGATGCGTTCCTGGCCGCCGTCGACGCTCTGGACGCCCGTACAGAGGTGCGCACCGTGGTCATCCGCGGGGCCGGCGGCACGTTCGTGGCGGGGACGGACATCGCCGAGTTCCGCACCCTGCAGACCGAGGCGCAGGCCCTGGCTTACGAGCGGCGGATCGACGCCGTGGTGGGACGGGTGGAGCAGATGCGCAAGGTCACCATCGCCATGATCGAGGGCTTCGCCACCGGCGGCGGGCTCACGCTGGCGCTGGCCTGCGACCTGCGCTACGCAGCGTCTACCGCCCGTCTGGGCGTCCCCATCGCGCGGACGCTGGGCAACTGCCTGTCGATGGCCAACTACGCGCGCCTGGTCGACACCGTGGGACCCACGCGCGCCAAAGACCTGCTCCTGACCGCACGGCTGCTGTCGGCGGAGGAGGCGCTCGCTGCCGGCCTGGTGACCGACGTCGTTGCGCCAGAGGCCTTAGAGGCCCACGTCCGACAGGTGGCGGAGGCCGTCGGCAGCCACGCGCCGCTGACGCTGGAGGTCTCCAAGGAGGCGATCCGCCGGATCCTCGCCCGCCGGCGCCAGGTCGAGGGCGACGACCTGATCCTGCGCTGCTACCTGAGCGCGGACTTCCGCGAGGGGGTGCGTGCCTTCCTGGAGAAGCGCCCTCCGGCGTGGGAGGGGCGCTAG
- a CDS encoding ribonuclease H-like domain-containing protein, with the protein MDVETQDWDAESHGGWRAPRLAIAVTFHEVTGCFRAYSEAEAADLVAVLRRADLVVGFAVQSFDYAVLERYGGASLRTVATLDILEEVRARLHRKVGLHQLSVATLGRGKSAEWWQMVRWWRQGQVDRVVEYCRKDVELTWNLYEFGRRNGYVRYWDSRGRLRELHVNWRYRAL; encoded by the coding sequence GTGGACGTAGAGACGCAGGACTGGGACGCGGAATCCCACGGCGGCTGGAGGGCGCCGCGACTGGCAATCGCAGTCACTTTCCACGAAGTCACGGGATGCTTTCGCGCGTACTCCGAAGCGGAGGCGGCGGACCTCGTAGCGGTGTTACGCCGCGCAGACCTAGTGGTGGGTTTCGCTGTGCAGTCCTTCGACTACGCGGTGCTGGAGCGCTACGGCGGCGCTTCCCTGCGAACAGTCGCCACACTGGATATCCTGGAGGAAGTACGGGCGCGGTTGCACAGGAAGGTAGGACTGCACCAGCTCTCGGTAGCAACGCTGGGCCGGGGTAAGTCAGCGGAGTGGTGGCAGATGGTGCGCTGGTGGCGGCAGGGACAGGTAGACCGGGTGGTGGAGTACTGCCGGAAAGATGTGGAGCTCACCTGGAATCTATACGAGTTCGGGCGCCGCAATGGCTACGTCCGGTATTGGGACAGCCGTGGTCGTCTGCGAGAATTACACGTAAATTGGCGATACCGTGCCCTATGA
- the cas2e gene encoding type I-E CRISPR-associated endoribonuclease Cas2e, giving the protein MVVLILERVPKSLRGELTRWMVEVDTGMFVGKLSATVRELLWVKCLEKAKGGRCCLVHRTNTEQGFSVRVAGYEDRFVRDFDGLQLVTVRNAEAVRKGEAIKRRKYLEKQIARRSEVG; this is encoded by the coding sequence ATGGTGGTGCTGATCCTGGAGAGAGTACCGAAGAGCCTGCGGGGTGAGTTGACCCGTTGGATGGTCGAGGTAGACACCGGGATGTTCGTCGGGAAGCTGAGCGCCACGGTGCGGGAGCTGTTGTGGGTCAAGTGTTTGGAGAAGGCGAAGGGCGGTCGCTGCTGCCTTGTCCACCGGACGAACACCGAGCAGGGCTTCTCGGTGCGCGTCGCAGGGTATGAGGATCGCTTCGTGAGAGACTTCGACGGTCTACAGCTCGTAACCGTACGGAACGCCGAGGCGGTTCGGAAGGGCGAGGCCATCAAGCGCCGCAAGTACCTTGAAAAACAAATAGCGAGGCGGAGCGAGGTCGGGTAG